A region from the Alnus glutinosa chromosome 5, dhAlnGlut1.1, whole genome shotgun sequence genome encodes:
- the LOC133869026 gene encoding protein FAR-RED IMPAIRED RESPONSE 1-like produces MDLSQPALTLNSLCEDDCLLTHEQLDDVVPIEMDPQDDENEIIGDEQLNDGVDSCSKLNKQCEDDCLLRHEQLDDVVPIEMDPQNDENETIADEQLNDGVDSCCSKLKLIDKDKNVKEPKNGMLFGSIEELHEYYRNYAKQEGFGVVQKKKKKDENGDIHYITLACARQGNRQSSSSNKVCKPSKTIRTGCKATLNAKLVGTTWYVTNANLCHNHDLSPGKARYFRCHKKLDPATKRKLDIDNRAGIRTNKIYNSLAVEAGGYENLTFGEKECRNYIAKSRRLRLGTGGAAALRGYFDRMRKMNDDFYFDMDVDDECRLKNVFWADAQSRSSYEDFGDVVTFDTTYLTNKYKMPFAHFVGVNHHGQSMLLGAALISSEDTATFVWLFEAWLKCMKGRAPGAIITD; encoded by the exons ATGGACTTGTCACAACCAGCCTTGACCTTGAATTCACTATGCGAAGATGATTGTTTGTTGACACATgaacaacttgatgatgttgttCCCATCGAAATGGACCCTCAAGATG atgaaaatgaaattattgGGGATGAACAGTTGAATGATGGTGTGGACAGTTGTTCCAAGCTCAACAAACAATGCGAAGATGATTGTTTGTTGAGACATgaacaacttgatgatgttgttCCCATCGaaatggaccctcaaaatg ATGAAAATGAAACTATTGCGGATGAACAGTTGAATGATGGTGTGGACAGTTGTTGTTCCAAGCTCAAGCTCatagataaagataaaaatgttaAGGAACCTAAGAATGGGATGTTGTTTGGCTCTATAGAGGAACTTCATGAATATTATAGAAATTATGCTAAGCAagagggttttggtgtggtacagaagaagaaaaaaaaggatgaaaatggagATATACATTACATCACTCTAGCATGTGCTCGTCAAGGCAACAGACAATCCAGCTCAAGTAATAAAGTTTGCAAGCCTAGTAAAACAATCAGAACGGGGTGTAAGGCTACTTTGAATGCAAAGTTAGTAGGCACAACGTGGTATGTGACTAATGCAAATCTATGCCATAATCATgatttaagcccaggcaaagcaagatATTTTAGATGCCACAAGAAGTTGGATCCTGCTACGAAGAGGAAGCTTGATATAGATAATAGAGCTGGAATCCGTACGAACAAGATCTATAACTCGCTAGCTGTTGAAGCGGGGGGGTATGAAAATCTTACTTTTGGAGAGAAAGAGTGTCGCAATTATATTGCGAAATCAAGACGTCTTCGCCTTGGCACAGGAGGTGCTGCAGCACTTCGTGGCTATTTTGATAGAATGCGGAAAATGAATGATGATTTCTATTTTGATATGGATGTGGATGATGAGTGTCggttgaaaaatgtgttttgggctgatgcacAAAGTAGGTCATCATATGAAGATTTCGGTGATGTGGTTACATTTGACACAACATATTTGACCAACAAATACAAAATGCCATTTGCCCATTTTGTAGGAGTTaatcatcatggtcaatcaATGCTTTTAGGGGCGGCATTAATTTCAAGTGAGGATACAGcaacatttgtttggttgtttgaggcaTGGTTGAAATGCATGAAGGGCCGAGCGCCAGGGGCAATTATTACAGATTAA
- the LOC133867799 gene encoding transcription termination factor MTEF18, mitochondrial: protein MFASRTRKRVFNFSEMIAKLNHIVLFSPVLYDEPITKQNPSFISVKVRCFRTSGLSNDTKVSVTESTQSPNFTSRLSRLARTEAQHVLFDYLHCTRSFSFTDAEHISKNSPHFLQNLLSKIDGEKDVARSLTKFLRYNPINEFEPFFESLGLRPSELLMLLPQHLMFLSDDCVMLENFHVLCDYGIPRCKIGKMYEETTEVFEYDNGILALKLQAYETLGLSRPTVIKLVSCCPSLLIGGVNSEFVKVLERLKRLGIEINWIGGFLSGKSTYYWNRMLDTLDFLDKVGYREEQMHCLFNKNHPLLFEGSGKKVYLLFGRLLKLGLKMNEIYTLFTQNPQILSGKRVKNLLLGMHFLLDIGMGSEDIASIISAHIQLLGLHTLKGPKTVCKDLKVGRDGLCKIIKEDPMKLFELASKAKVKSTEQASSEYPSKHLDKTTFLLRLGYMENSDEMTKALKQFRGRGDQLQERFDCLVQAGLECNSAANIVKQAPMVLNQTKDIIEKKIDCLRNYLGYPVESVVAFPAYLCYDMERIRQRFSMYAWLRERGAAKPTLSLSTLLACSDARFLRYFVDVHPEGPVMWKSIKNHPPSS from the coding sequence ATGTTTGCATCCAGAACCCGTAAAAGGGTGTTCAACTTCTCTGAAATGATTGCCAAACTTAATCACATTGTACTTTTCTCACCTGTTTTGTATGATGAACCAATAACTAAGCAAAACCCGTCTTTTATTTCGGTTAAAGTTCGATGCTTTCGCACTTCTGGACTTAGCAATGACACAAAAGTCTCCGTTACTGAATCAACGCAATCACCCAATTTCACTTCAAGACTCTCTCGGTTAGCTAGGACTGAAGCTCAGCACGTACTCTTTGATTATTTGCATTGCACTAGGAGCTTCAGCTTCACGGACGCTGAGCACATAAGCAAGAACTCCCCTCATTTTCTTCAGAATTTGCTCTCCAAGATTGATGGTGAGAAAGATGTTGCTCGGTCTTTGACCAAATTCCTGCGGTACAATCCCATTAATGAGTTTGAACCATTTTTTGAGAGTTTGGGTTTGAGGCCATCTGAGCTACTGATGCTTCTCCCACAGCACTTGATGTTTTTGAGCGATGATTGTGTTATGCTTGAGAACTTTcatgttttatgtgattatggGATTCCCCGTTGTAAGATCGGTAAAATGTATGAGGAAACTACAGAGGTTTTTGAATATGATAATGGGATATTAGCTTTAAAACTTCAAGCTTATGAAACATTGGGTTTGAGTAGACCCACAGTTATTAAGCTCGTTAGTTGTTGCCCCTCACTGTTGATTGGTGGTGTTAACAGTGAATTTGTCAAGGTTCTTGAAAGATTGAAGAGATTAGGGATTGAAATTAATTGGATTGGAGGGTTTTTATCTGGTAAAAGCACCTACTACTGGAACAGAATGCTTGATACTCTGGATTTTCTTGATAAAGTGGGCTATAGGGAGGAGCAGATGCattgtttgtttaataaaaatcatCCATTGCTGTTTGAAGGTTCCGGGAAGAAGGTGTATTTATTGTTTGGTCGATTACTCAAATTGGGTCTCAAGATGAATGAGATCTATACTCTTTTTACACAGAATCCTCAAATTTTGTCAGGTAAGCGTGTAAAAAATCTTCTGCTAGGAATGCATTTTCTACTAGATATTGGAATGGGTTCAGAAGACATTGCAAGCATCATATCTGCCCATATCCAACTTCTGGGTTTGCACACTCTGAAAGGACCCAAAACCGTTTGCAAAGACTTGAAAGTTGGAAGAGATGGTCTATGTAAAATTATAAAGGAAGATCCAATGAAGCTGTTTGAGTTGGCATCTAAAGCGAAAGTAAAGAGCACTGAGCAGGCATCTTCCGAATATCCTAGTAAGCACCTGGATAAAACAACATTCTTGTTGAGATTGGGTTACATGGAAAACTCGGATGAGATGACGAAAGCTTTGAAGCAATTTCGAGGCAGAGGAGATCAATTACAGGAGAGGTTTGATTGCCTGGTGCAAGCTGGTTTGGAGTGCAATAGCGCAGCAAACATTGTTAAACAAGCTCCTATGGTTCTTAACCAGACCAAAGACATTATTGAAAAGAAGATTGATTGTTTAAGAAACTATTTAGGTTACCCAGTAGAATCCGTGGTGGCATTCCCAGCATATTTATGTTATGATATGGAAAGAATCAGACAAAGATTTTCAATGTATGCTTGGCTGAGGGAAAGAGGTGCAGCAAAGCCAACATTGTCCTTGAGTACTCTCCTTGCATGCTCAGATGCACGCTTTCTAAGATATTTTGTAGATGTCCATCCTGAAGGTCCGGTCATGTGGAAAAGTATAAAGAACCATCCACCTTCAAGCTAA
- the LOC133868112 gene encoding BTB/POZ domain and ankyrin repeat-containing protein NPR1-like: MASSTEPSSSLSFTSSSHLSNGSFSHAKPSPSGLEPGPSLEEVLSLSKLSSNLEQLLVDPSCDYSDAHIIVEGIPVGVNRCILAARSRFFHQLFQREKGSAEKEGKPKYLISDLLPYGKVGYEAFLVFLSYLYTAKLKNSPVEVSTCVDNVCVHDSCRPAINFAVELMYASSVFQIPELVSLLQRRFLNFVAKAVVEDVIPILVVAFHCQLSQVVTQCVNRVARSDLDSISLEKELPYEIAENIKLLRLKSKPDDEHDIEAEEPLREKRIRRVHKALDSDDVELVKLLLTESDTTLDEANALHYSVAYCDPKVVTEVLGLGLANVNLRNNRGYTVLQIAARRKEPSIIVSLLTKGACALELTLDGQSSVSICRRLTRPKDYHAKTEQGQEANKDRLCIDVLEREMRRNPMGGDALISSQTVADDLHMKLLYLENRVAFARLFFPTEAKVAIHIAHAETTSEFAGLSAPKRSSGNLREVDLNETPVMQNKRLLSRMEALMKTVEMGRRYFPHCSEVLDKFMDDDLPDLFYLEKGTPVEQRIKRRRFMELKEEVQKAFDKDKAGSGRSGLSSSSSSSSPKDGVNYKVRK, translated from the exons ATGGCTAGTTCCACTGAACCATCGTCATCTTTGAGCTTTACTTCATCTTCCCATTTATCGAATGGCTCATTTAGCCATGCTAAACCATCCCCCTCTGGCCTTGAACCGGGTCCTAGCCTTGAAGAAGTCCTTAGTTTAAGCAAGCTCAGTTCTAATTTGGAACAGCTATTGGTTGATCCAAGTTGTGATTATAGCGATGCGCATATAATTGTAGAGGGAATTCCAGTTGGTGTTAACCGATGTATTTTGGCTGCTAGAAGTAGGTTTTTCCATCAACTGTTTCAGCGAGAGAAGGGATCTGCTGAGAAGGAAGGGAAACCCAAGTATTTGATAAGTGATTTGTTGCCTTATGGCAAGGTTGGATATGAGGCATTTCTCGTTTTCTTGAGCTATTTGTATACGGCGAAGCTGAAGAATTCTCCAGTGGAGGTGTCAACTTGTGTTGACAATGTTTGTGTCCATGATTCATGTAGACCCGCTATTAATTTTGCGGTGGAATTGATGTACGCCTCTTCTGTTTTTCAGATACCAGAGCTGGTTTCACTTTTGCAG CGACGTTTCCTTAACTTTGTTGCGAAGGCTGTTGTAGAAGATGTCATCCCAATCCTCGTGGTTGCTTTCCATTGTCAATTGAGTCAGGTTGTCACCCAATGTGTTAATAGGGTAGCACGATCAGATCTTGACAGCATCTCTCTTGAGAAAGAGCTACCTTATGAAATTGCAGAGAACATTAAATTGCTTCGTCTCAAGTCCAAGCCTGATGATGAACATGATATAGAAGCTGAGGAACCCTTGCGTGAAAAGAGAATCAGGAGAGTACACAAGGCATTAGACTCTGATGATGTTGAACTAGTGAAACTTCTCCTGACTGAGTCTGATACAACCTTAGATGAAGCCAATGCTCTCCATTATTCTGTAGCATACTGTGATCCTAAGGTTGTGACCGAGGTGCTTGGTCTGGGTTTGGCCAATGTCAACCTTCGAAATAATCGGGGTTACACAGTACTCCAAATAGCTGCAAGGCGTAAGGAACCATCAATAATAGTATCACTTCTGACTAAAGGAGCTTGTGCATTAGAATTGACATTGGATGGTCAGAGTTCTGTTAGTATTTGCCGGAGGTTGACAAGGCCAAAGGATTATCATGCAAAAACAGAGCAGGGGCAGGAAGCAAACAAGGACCGGTTATGCATTGATgttctagagagagaaatgcGAAGGAATCCAATGGGCGGAGATGCACTTATTTCTTCCCAAACAGTTGCAGATGATCTGCACATGAAGTTGCTGTACCTGGAAAACCGAG TGGCATTTGCAAGATTGTTTTTCCCAACTGAGGCTAAGGTAGCCATCCACATTGCACATGCTGAGACAACATCTGAGTTTGCTGGTCTTTCTGCACCGAAACGTTCAAGTGGGAATCTGAGGGAGGTTGATTTGAATGAGACTCCAGTTATGCAGAACAAGAGACTGCTCTCTCGGATGGAAGCCCTTATGAAAACAG TGGAGATGGGTCGACGCTATTTTCCTCATTGCTCAGAAGTGCTGGATAAGTTCATGGACGATGACCTCCCCGATTTGTTTTACCTTGAGAAGGGCACCCCGGTTGAGCAGAGAATCAAGAGGAGGCGCTTCATGGAGCTCAAAGAGGAAGTTCAGAAGGCATTTGATAAGGACAAGGCTGGGTCGGGTCGCTCTGGATTGTCTTCCTCATCATCCTCGTCTTCTCCAAAAGATGGTGTAAATTATAAGGTTAGGAAATAG